One region of Tamandua tetradactyla isolate mTamTet1 chromosome 6, mTamTet1.pri, whole genome shotgun sequence genomic DNA includes:
- the FLOT2 gene encoding flotillin-2 isoform X5, translating to MTEKELLAVACEQFLGKNVQDIKNVVLQTLEGHLRSILGTLTVEQIYQDRDQFAKLVREVAAPDVGRMGIEILSFTIKDVYDKVDYLSSLGKTQTAVVQRDADIGVAEAERDAGIREAECKKEMLDVKFMADTKIADSKRAFELQKSAFSEEVNVKTAEAQLAYELQGAREQQKIRQEEIEIEVVQRKKQIAVEAQEILRTDKELIATVRRPAEAEAHRIQQIAEGEKVKQVLLAQAEAEKIRKIGEAEAAVIEAMGKAEAERMKLKAEAYQKYGDAAKMALVLEALPQIAAKIAAPLTKVDEIVVLSGDNSKVTSEVNRLLAELPASVHALTGVDLAKIPLIKKATGAQV from the exons ATGACGGAGAAGGAGCTCCTGGCTGTGGCCTGTGAGCAGTTCCTGGGCAAGAATGTGCAGGACATCAAGAACGTCGTCCTGCAGACCCTGGAGGGGCACCTGCGATCCATCCTTG GCACACTGACCGTGGAGCAGATTTATCAGGACCGGGACCAGTTTGCCAAACTGGTACGGGAGGTGGCAGCTCCTGACGTCGGCCGTATGGGCATCGAAATCCTCAGCTTTACCATCAAG gACGTGTATGACAAAGTGGACTATCTAAGCTCCCTGGGCAAGACACAGACGGCCGTGGTGCAGAGAGATGCAGACATTGGCGTGGCCGAGGCTGAGCGGGATGCAGGCATCCGG GAAGCTGAGTGCAAGAAGGAGATGCTGGACGTGAAGTTCATGGCAGACACCAAGATTGCTGACTCCAAGCGAGCCTTTGAGCTGCAAAAGTCAGCCTTCAGTGAGGAGGTCAACGTCAAG ACAGCCGAGGCCCAGCTGGCCTATGAGCTGCAAGGGGCCCGTGAGCAGCAGAAGATCCGGCAGGAGGAAATCGAGATTGAGGTTGTGCAGCGCAAGAAGCAGATTGCGGTAGAGGCGCAGGAGATCCTGCGCACCGACAAGGAGCTCATTGCCACGGTGCGTCGCCCGGCCGAGGCCGAGGCCCACCGGATACAGCAGATTGCCGAGGGCGAAAA GGTGAAGCAGGTCCTCTTGGCACAGGCAGAGGCTGAGAAGATCCGCAAAATCGGGGAGGCCGAGGCAGCGGTCATCGAGGCGATGGGCAAGGCAGAGGCTGAGCGGATGAAGCTCAAGGCTGAGGCCTACCAGAAGTACGGAGACGCAGCCAAGATGGCCTTGGTGCTAGAAGCCCTGCCCCAG ATTGCTGCCAAAATCGCTGCCCCACTCACCAAAGTCGACGAGATTGTGGTCCTCAGCGGGGACAACAGCAAGGTGACATCGGAGGTGAACCGACTGCTGGCGGAGCTGCCTGCCTCTGTGCACGCGCTCACAGGCGTGGACCTAGCTAAG ATACCCCTGATCAAGAAGGCCACTGGGGCCCAGGTGTGA
- the FLOT2 gene encoding flotillin-2 isoform X4, whose product MTLQPRCEDVETAEGVALTVTGVAQVKIMTEKELLAVACEQFLGKNVQDIKNVVLQTLEGHLRSILGTLTVEQIYQDRDQFAKLVREVAAPDVGRMGIEILSFTIKDVYDKVDYLSSLGKTQTAVVQRDADIGVAEAERDAGIREAECKKEMLDVKFMADTKIADSKRAFELQKSAFSEEVNVKTAEAQLAYELQGAREQQKIRQEEIEIEVVQRKKQIAVEAQEILRTDKELIATVRRPAEAEAHRIQQIAEGEKVKQVLLAQAEAEKIRKIGEAEAAVIEAMGKAEAERMKLKAEAYQKYGDAAKMALVLEALPQIAAKIAAPLTKVDEIVVLSGDNSKVTSEVNRLLAELPASVHALTGVDLAKIPLIKKATGAQV is encoded by the exons ATGACGTTGCAGCCCCGCTGCGAGGACGTAGAGACGGCCGAGGGGGTAGCTTTAACTGTGACGGGTGTCGCCCAG GTGAAGATCATGACGGAGAAGGAGCTCCTGGCTGTGGCCTGTGAGCAGTTCCTGGGCAAGAATGTGCAGGACATCAAGAACGTCGTCCTGCAGACCCTGGAGGGGCACCTGCGATCCATCCTTG GCACACTGACCGTGGAGCAGATTTATCAGGACCGGGACCAGTTTGCCAAACTGGTACGGGAGGTGGCAGCTCCTGACGTCGGCCGTATGGGCATCGAAATCCTCAGCTTTACCATCAAG gACGTGTATGACAAAGTGGACTATCTAAGCTCCCTGGGCAAGACACAGACGGCCGTGGTGCAGAGAGATGCAGACATTGGCGTGGCCGAGGCTGAGCGGGATGCAGGCATCCGG GAAGCTGAGTGCAAGAAGGAGATGCTGGACGTGAAGTTCATGGCAGACACCAAGATTGCTGACTCCAAGCGAGCCTTTGAGCTGCAAAAGTCAGCCTTCAGTGAGGAGGTCAACGTCAAG ACAGCCGAGGCCCAGCTGGCCTATGAGCTGCAAGGGGCCCGTGAGCAGCAGAAGATCCGGCAGGAGGAAATCGAGATTGAGGTTGTGCAGCGCAAGAAGCAGATTGCGGTAGAGGCGCAGGAGATCCTGCGCACCGACAAGGAGCTCATTGCCACGGTGCGTCGCCCGGCCGAGGCCGAGGCCCACCGGATACAGCAGATTGCCGAGGGCGAAAA GGTGAAGCAGGTCCTCTTGGCACAGGCAGAGGCTGAGAAGATCCGCAAAATCGGGGAGGCCGAGGCAGCGGTCATCGAGGCGATGGGCAAGGCAGAGGCTGAGCGGATGAAGCTCAAGGCTGAGGCCTACCAGAAGTACGGAGACGCAGCCAAGATGGCCTTGGTGCTAGAAGCCCTGCCCCAG ATTGCTGCCAAAATCGCTGCCCCACTCACCAAAGTCGACGAGATTGTGGTCCTCAGCGGGGACAACAGCAAGGTGACATCGGAGGTGAACCGACTGCTGGCGGAGCTGCCTGCCTCTGTGCACGCGCTCACAGGCGTGGACCTAGCTAAG ATACCCCTGATCAAGAAGGCCACTGGGGCCCAGGTGTGA
- the FLOT2 gene encoding flotillin-2 isoform X2, which translates to MGNCHTVGPNEALVVSGGCCGSDYKQYVFGGWAWAWWCISDTQRISLEIMTLQPRCEDVETAEGVALTVTGVAQVKIMTEKELLAVACEQFLGKNVQDIKNVVLQTLEGHLRSILGTLTVEQIYQDRDQFAKLVREVAAPDVGRMGIEILSFTIKDVYDKVDYLSSLGKTQTAVVQRDADIGVAEAERDAGIREAECKKEMLDVKFMADTKIADSKRAFELQKSAFSEEVNVKTAEAQLAYELQGAREQQKIRQEEIEIEVVQRKKQIAVEAQEILRTDKELIATVRRPAEAEAHRIQQIAEGEKVKQVLLAQAEAEKIRKIGEAEAAVIEAMGKAEAERMKLKAEAYQKYGDAAKMALVLEALPQIAAKIAAPLTKVDEIVVLSGDNSKVTSEVNRLLAELPASVHALTGVDLAKIPLIKKATGAQV; encoded by the exons GATTTCCCTAGAGATTATGACGTTGCAGCCCCGCTGCGAGGACGTAGAGACGGCCGAGGGGGTAGCTTTAACTGTGACGGGTGTCGCCCAG GTGAAGATCATGACGGAGAAGGAGCTCCTGGCTGTGGCCTGTGAGCAGTTCCTGGGCAAGAATGTGCAGGACATCAAGAACGTCGTCCTGCAGACCCTGGAGGGGCACCTGCGATCCATCCTTG GCACACTGACCGTGGAGCAGATTTATCAGGACCGGGACCAGTTTGCCAAACTGGTACGGGAGGTGGCAGCTCCTGACGTCGGCCGTATGGGCATCGAAATCCTCAGCTTTACCATCAAG gACGTGTATGACAAAGTGGACTATCTAAGCTCCCTGGGCAAGACACAGACGGCCGTGGTGCAGAGAGATGCAGACATTGGCGTGGCCGAGGCTGAGCGGGATGCAGGCATCCGG GAAGCTGAGTGCAAGAAGGAGATGCTGGACGTGAAGTTCATGGCAGACACCAAGATTGCTGACTCCAAGCGAGCCTTTGAGCTGCAAAAGTCAGCCTTCAGTGAGGAGGTCAACGTCAAG ACAGCCGAGGCCCAGCTGGCCTATGAGCTGCAAGGGGCCCGTGAGCAGCAGAAGATCCGGCAGGAGGAAATCGAGATTGAGGTTGTGCAGCGCAAGAAGCAGATTGCGGTAGAGGCGCAGGAGATCCTGCGCACCGACAAGGAGCTCATTGCCACGGTGCGTCGCCCGGCCGAGGCCGAGGCCCACCGGATACAGCAGATTGCCGAGGGCGAAAA GGTGAAGCAGGTCCTCTTGGCACAGGCAGAGGCTGAGAAGATCCGCAAAATCGGGGAGGCCGAGGCAGCGGTCATCGAGGCGATGGGCAAGGCAGAGGCTGAGCGGATGAAGCTCAAGGCTGAGGCCTACCAGAAGTACGGAGACGCAGCCAAGATGGCCTTGGTGCTAGAAGCCCTGCCCCAG ATTGCTGCCAAAATCGCTGCCCCACTCACCAAAGTCGACGAGATTGTGGTCCTCAGCGGGGACAACAGCAAGGTGACATCGGAGGTGAACCGACTGCTGGCGGAGCTGCCTGCCTCTGTGCACGCGCTCACAGGCGTGGACCTAGCTAAG ATACCCCTGATCAAGAAGGCCACTGGGGCCCAGGTGTGA